In Sphingobacterium sp. SYP-B4668, the sequence GGATCGATGCCGATATTCGAAAATAACAAATTATACAACGTATCTTATCTCTGTCACCGCAGTGGAAAGGTAGATTCTTATCGCAAGATTCACATCACTCCAAATGAATTCAAATACTATGGAATGGTAGGAGGGAATGAAGTCAAGGTATTTGATACAGATTGCGGTAAAATCGGGTTGTTGATTTGTTATGATGTTGAATTTCCAGAATTGGGTCGTATTTTGGCCGATCAAGGGATGCAGATTCTGTTCGTCCCTTTTATGACCGATACACAGAATGGATATATCCGAGTACGCACCTGTGCCCAAGCGAGAGCAATTGAAAATGAATGCTATGTCGCAATAGCAGGTTCAGTAGGAAATCTACCAAGAGTTAATAATATGGATATACAATATTCACAATCCGCTGTATTTACCCCCTCGGACTTTGCATTTCCAAACAATGCCATAAAGGCCGAAGCTACTCCAAATGCCGAGATGGTATTGATTGCTGACGTCGACCTTTATGCCTTACGTGATCTGCATGAATATGGTACCGTCAAAGTGATGAAAGACAGGAGAAAAGACTTGTATGAGGTCAATTTGCTTAAATAAAGCAAAAGGGCAGTCCTCGGGCTTCCCTTTTGCTTCATTGTAAGAAATAGTGTCTTAGGCTACGTCACGTAAATCAACAGCCACTACTCTCGAAATCCCTTGCTCGACCATAGTCACCCCATAGATAACATCTGTACTGGCAATCGTCCGCTTATTATGTGATACTACAATAAACTGGGACTCATTGGAGAACTCTCGAATTATATTGTTGAATTTGTCAATATTAGTATCATCTAACGGAGCATCTACCTCGTCGAAGATACAGAATGGAGCAGGCTTCAAAAGATATAGTGAAAATAGTAAAGCTGTGGATGTCAAAGTCTTTTCACCACCAGAGAGTTGATTGATGGATAGCGGGCGTTTTCCCTTAGGTCTGGCAATGATATCAATGTCGGATTCCAGCGGATTGTTAGGGTCCGATAGTATCAGGTCACAGCTATCTTCTTCATTAAATAAGGAACGAAATACCCGAATGAAATTGTCCCGTATCGTATTGAATGCGCTCATGAACTTGTCCTTAGCCGTATCATCGATTTCCTTTATGGTGGCCATTAACGAATCTTTTGCTTCCAATAAGTCAGATTTTTCCTTCGTTATAAAATTCGAACGTTCGTTCATTTCATCATAAGCTTCTTTCGCCATGGGGTTGATGGAACCATATTCGTCGAGTTGTTTTTTGATTTTCTGACAGCTGATTTGTAAATGTTCTTGGGAAGCATCGGATTCTGGCGGTTCGTTTTCCAAAAGATCTTTAAGATCGATGTTAAATTCGACGGCAAGACGTTCTTTTAGACTATTGAGGTCAATCTGCAGTTTTGTCTTTTTATCTTTAATTTCGCCTATTAATACATCAGTAAGATCTTTAGACTTGCGCAATTGGGTGATTTGTTCTTCCAAATCGATAATGATTTTGCGGGAGCTATAGAAATCTTCCTCGATGTCGTTTAATCCTTTTTCCAAAGATTCCTTTTGCGCATACATAGCAATTAGGTCTTCGTCATTATGGTCGACATGCTGTAACGTATCTTTTATTTGCAGTTGTACCATGTCATGTTCGACGGTGTTTTTTTCAATTCTTTCCTCGAATGATTCTTTTTGTACTTCTCTATATTCTAGATCCTTCTGTATGCTGGATAATTTGTTCTGTTGTTGGTGAAAAAGAATATTTTGTTGATTGAATACCGCAGATTTATCGGTCAAAATATCCGAAACTTCATTAAAGTTTTCGTGAAGATCATTTAAACTAATTTCCTTTTGTTGAATTTCGATCTTAAGGTCTTGCAAAGATGGGTCCGCTTTCATCAAATCATTCGTGATATTGGTGATTTTCTCTTCAATATCTTGTTTCCGATTTTGACTATTCGTGATGAATGTTTGGTACTGCTCCTGCTTGGTTTTGACCGAGATAAGCTCGTTATTGAAACGGTTCAACTGTTGACGGAGTTCGTCAATGACCTCTTTTTGGGAATTATTTTTAAAAGTCGATAGTCGGGTTGTTTCCTCTACCTCCCGGTTTTGTAGATCTAATATCTGAATATTGAGCGTTTTGATTTCTTTTGCTAGGTTTTCCAAATTCTTGGCCCTACCGATTCTTTTACCTTCAAACAGTCCAACCGAACCACCCATTAACCCCAATTTATTTTTGGAAAATTTTCCCTCTTTATGAAGGATAACTCGTTCATCACTCGGTAACGCCGTATCTAAGTCCGCAATCTCTGGGTTTTTAATGATTACAACATGCTGAAGAAGCAATTGGCACAATGCCTTATATTTCTCATCAACGCTAATGATGTCCAGAGCCGAAATAAAACGCTCATCTGCTAATTCGGTGATAGCGGGAGCTTGTTGGATCGCTTCTAATACGAAAAAGTTGGCTCGCCCTCTTGCCGAATCACTTAAGAGCTGTATGGCTTGCACTGCATCTTGTTGCCTGTCCACTACGTAATGATTCATGATGGGCTCGAGGTAGTTTTCAATTGCTACACGATAATCTTCTTTACAAAAGAGGATGTCGGAGAATAGTGGGAATTGTTTTTTCCAACCTGCATTCTTTCTTAGAAAACGGATAGATTCAGGAAATCCCTCTAAGTTGTCTACCAAAGATTTAGTCAGATTGTATTCATTTTGTTTGGCATCCACAATACGATTTTGTCTATTTAACTCATCTTTAATTTCTTGAACCTTGAGCTCGGTCTGGGAAATTTGACTTTGCAATTCTGTCTCTAGTTGTAATGTAGATTCATACTGCTGTTGTTGAGCCTCGACCCGTCCTTCTAACTCTGCTACAGCAATATTGAATTGATTTAATTCGCTTTCCTTTGATGCTGTATCATTGACATTGCGAAGTGACTCTTGTTGAAGCGCATCCTTTTGGATATTAAGAATTGCTATCTCTTTTTCTAACTGATAGATTTTATTCTGAAGTTCACTTTTCTCTCTCTGGACGACATCTAGCTTCGCCTTTGCGGATTGCTGTTGTGCCCGCAATTCCTCTACGCCTGTCTTATTGGTTTGGAGGTCATCTTGGATTGAATCAAATTTGGCTTGTTCTTCAAATAGTTCTTCGTTCAGCCTTTTGATGTTATAAATTGCATGCTTGAGTTGCTGTTTGTCATTGGCCAATTCATTGGCCAACCTTGAATCCTTCTCTTGAAGGTGACGCATTTGTTCGTTTTTTATTTTTTTCTCGGATTCATAGGCCCGGATTTTATTGACATATTCATGTGTGCTTTTTTGCTGGATCGAGAGGTTTTGTTCTTTAGAGAGGATGTCCTTTTTCTTCTCTCGAAGGTCAGTCTCAACTATACCAATATGCGACTGGCTCTGTTGGTTAGTTTCTTGCTGTACTCGTTCTTGCTCTTCTAACTTTTCAAGATCTTGGCTGAAATCCGCTAATTTGAAATAGGCCAAGCTGATGCTAGCATTTTTATACTCGTCCTTCAATTTGAAGTATTTATCCGCCTTTTTAGCTTGATTTTCTAGACTTTTAAGATTTTTTCCGATTTCAAAAAGAAGATCATCCACCCGGCTTAGGTCGGCCTCGGTATCTTTGAGTTTAGACAAGGTTTGCTTTTTACGGACCTTATATTTCGATATTCCAGAGGCTTCTTCGAAAAGATCGCGACGTGAATTGTCCTTATTATTGATGATTTCATCTATCATCTTCAGTTCGATGATTGAATAGGTGTCGGCACCTAGGCCAGTGTCTAATAATAGGTCGGTTATATCTTTCAATCTACATTTGACATCATTAAGCCTATACTCACTATCGCCGTTTCGATATAGTTTACGAGTGATATTGACCATTGAGAATTCAGTAGGAAGGATGTTTTTTGTATTATTGAAAGTTAGTGATACTTCAGCTAGATTCGCAGGCTTACGGTTTTTAGTGCCATTGAATATGATGTTCTCCATCTTTTCAGAGCGAAGGGCTTTGGTGCTTTGCTCACCCAGCACCCAACGAATTGCATCTACTACATTAGATTTGCCACAGCCATTTGGCCCCACGATTGCCGTAACACCTTCATTAAAGTTGATCGTAATCTTATCACCAAAACTTTTGAACCCCTTTATTTCTAACTTCGTTAACTGCATATTTCTTGATTTACTTCTTCTAAAATTAACGTGCGAAAATACTAAATATGTTTATATTCAAGTCATACTAAATTATACAGTAGTAATAATTTAGTGAATAAATTAGTTGGGATCTAATCTATTTATGCTAGACACAAGGATACCGACTTTAGGGGCGGTATCCTTGTGAGTATAATAGGGATTATAGCTTGGCTAAACGTGCATACATCTCTGCTATTGCAAATTGATCTAGGAGCCATTTTTGGTCGGACGGCTTTGTATTGGAGGACCAATCTTTTCCAAAAAGACCATTTTTATCGCGCATGGATTTCCACGCATAATTTAGGTTTGCCTGAAAGGCGTTGATGAATTGCTTGTCATTGTCCTGATGGTACAATTCGATGTAACCCCTCAGCATAATGGCTATGAACCAATTGTCACTCTTTTTCAAGATAGGGTATGCTCCAGATTTACTTGTTCCAGTTGCTGGAGCAGAGAAGAAATAACCTAATGCGGATTTAGCTGATGCTTGTGCATTTTTTAGGAAATGTTCTTGTTTTGTTAATTTGTAAAGTAGCGCTCCTGCTTGTATCATCTGTCCCGTATTGTAAGGATACTTAGTTTTTTGCACCTCGCCCTTGAGATTTATATTGTCCCAATATAAATGATCGGCAGGATCTTCTAAATACTTTATCGTCCAATCATACAGGCTGATTGCTTCTTTTAGGTAGCTCTCCTCTTGGGTGGCTTCATATAGTTTTAGCAAGTATACGACAGCGGGGGCATTCGAACAGGTGTTTTTAGATTCCTTTCGCTGTTCGCACCAATAGATTCCACCGCCAAGCTTGTCGTCCATTCCACTTGCTACAAAGGTCCATATTTCTTTAGATTTTTCTAAATATGCAGGCTCTTTAGTATGTAGATACAAATCCGCAAAGTCGATACCTAGCCAGATGTTGTCGTCGTAGAATCGGTCGGATAATGGCGCACTATTAACATATGAGGCATAAGCCACTGGTTGGCGTTTATCGTAGTAGTTCTCCAAACCTGGTAATACCACTTTGTCGATATGGGCCTTAATGCGAGGGTCGTTGGATTTCTCAAGTAGAGCTGTGTAAGCAGAAAGGCTTCCCGAAAATGGCCAAAGATAGGAATAAGGGTTTGACTTCTTTTCGTTCTCTCCGCCTCCAAGATAACTTGCATTGTAGGCATTGTCAAAGGGATATGTTTCTCTATAAAGATGTTTCCCATCAGCAACTCCATAAAGTTTTTCAATTATAGAAAGACTTTTAGTTGCCTTTTCATAATTTGAATTATTGGTGCTTTTTTGAGCAAAAACACTTGTCGTGAGTACGACAGCTACACTTATTCCAATGATTTGCTTGATCATTTTAATTGTTTTTAGTTGTTTTTTCAAAATATACAAGGCCCTCAAATAACATCGCGGCACTTGATTGGCTGGTTAACTGTGTTTGTCCCAAAGGTTTTTGCGTCCATGATGGGCTGAACAATACTATTCCTACATCGTTCCCCTGTATCCAAGCAACTTTGGCATTGTTTCGGAGAAAATTTTCAAATTTTGAACGAAATGCTTCTTGAATTCCATCACGTTGTAAAAACTGAACGAAATATCGCACAAATATACCTTTGAACAAAGCTCCATCGCCGTCTCCTTCATTCCGTAGTACATTATTACTGGCATCTATACATTTGGTAACGGTGAAATTAGCGATTTTTTGAGCATCGTTCATATAAAGTGGATCTTTGGTGATATCATAGAGCTCTACTGCCGTTCCGAGAAAAGTACCTTGGTTATAGGTCAGTGCAGTTGTGTTTACGACATCGGTCTCTCCATTGATATTGTCATATACCGCACCTGTAGCCCTGTCAAAAAGTGTTTCTTTCTGCCAGTCGTAAATACGGAGAGCCCATTCTAGATACTGTTCATCTTTTGTCAGTTTGTATAGTCGTGCGGCCAGTATGCTAGCTGGACCATTGGAACAAGCATTTTTGGAGTAAAGCATATCTTTTCGCCAAGCAAGCCCTCCACCTGCGTATTCTGTATTCCAAGCGGGGAGTATATCATGCCATAAAAGTAGCACGGCATCCATGTATTTTTGCTCTTTTGTAATTTCATAAAGACGGAGCATAGTCAGCGCATTCCACTCCATATCATCGTAAAATACATTTTTATACGTGTTGCCATTTTTAATCTTGACACCATTAAACCATTTTTCAAAGTAAGCACTGTATTTGGGGTCATTGGTGCGGAGGTAGCCATCTATCACGACATCCATTGCATGTGCATTGGGCCAGTATTGGAATCCGTTATCGGAGCCATCGCTACCATAGTTAAAATAACCCTCATTGTTCCAAAACTGCTGGATAAGTTTGTCTGTTGTTTTCTGCGCCATTTCTTCCCAAGAGACATCGAGATTATCGTCGTACAGATACTCGTCATCAATCTTAGTGCAGCTCCCTAAGCTTATTAAGCTCAACAGGAACAGTCCTATATGCTGTAGTTTCATTGTGTTGCCTTCTAATTTACAGTGACTGTATGTGTGTATTCCTTGTCTCCTTGCAAGATGACGCTGATTGTTGTGGATTTTCCATCAATAGCATCCCCGAATTTCCACTTGTCATCCCATTGTGTGACCGATTTTAACAATTTGATGTAATAATATGATGGATCACTCGATGCGTTAGGGCGACTATCTGTTGGGTTTTTTGCGCCAAATTGTTCAGTAATGTTTTTTCCATTGACTACGGCTTCCGATTGAAGTTTGTATCTTTCGTCTTTTCCCCAACCTTCTTGTCTGAAATTAACAATACCAGTACCTGTCCATATTCCTTTACCTTGATATGGTAGGTTAAAGAGTATTTTATTTTCAGGAGAGAACCATAATCCAATGGATTTGATTTGCGCAAAGCTTATTGTAGCCACATTGAAATCGACCTGTATTCGATATACACCAGTTTGACTGACTTGCATACTGAGTTCCTCTACTGTTTCTTTCAGCTTCACCTGGTTGTCCGTGTAGAATCGGCGAGCATTTGCATCTTTGCGGTCTAAGAATATATAGTCCTTACCTGCTTCCAATTTTGTGTAAATTTCAAATTCACCGGTAGCTGTTTGTTTGAAAGCTAATGCCGAAGCAATATCTTTTCCGCCTTCGGATCCTTCTCCAGATACATACAACTCATTAGGGATGTCGGCAAAGCCCTCTAAGCTGGATATATTTAATTTGCGTACGATGGGTGAGAGTACACGGGTTATTCCACGAGAAGCAATAACTGTCCACTGCACGTCTCCGCTCTCTCCTGGGTTGACCCCGGCCAATGCCGCTACAGCATTAAGCACTTTATGGGTGACATAAGCATTTGTAGCGAAACCCTTATTGTTAGATGTCAATTTGTATAATGGTTTTGAAAAATCTCCACCTATAACATCAAATGCGATTTCATATTGAGGGGCACCACCATCTTCTGTCAATGCAGACTCCCATTCAAAGAAAAGCGAAGCGGAAGCTGAACTGACTAGTTTCACGGCTTTATTGTCCACAGGTTCGAATAAGTTGTTTACAGCCGAGATCTGTACATCTGTATAGTTCATGTTTTCGGTCTTGCAAGCGCCCAAAGAGGATATTAATGCAGCAAGCCAGATAAAAATTGATATTCTTTTCATGATTTCTTTGGTTATAGTTTAGTTAGCGTAACCCGGATTGTTGGGTAACAGATTTTTGTTTAGATCTACTTGTGCACTTGGCACAGCCCAGAGATAATCCCTGTTTTCATCAAATCGGCGATTGTCCAGACGGATATAATCACTATTGCCATTGGCAAATTTTGCACCATATACAGTGCCCTCCAGATAGGTCTTACCAGCTTTCCAGCGCATAATATCGAAATAACGAAGACCCTCTAAAGCAAGCTCACTACGACGCTCATTACGAATTAAGGTTGTCAAGTTGGAAGTACTCATCCCTGTAGGAAAGTCTAAGGCTGTAGCTGCTGTAAATCCAGCTCTTTCACGAATTGCACGTATTGTTTGATTCCATATATTAGCGTCTAGTTTGCCAAGTTGTTGTTGCGCTTCGGCATACATCAGTAAAATATCTGCATATCTAATCATGATGACATTGAGTCCTGAGCTAAAGTCTTGGGTACCCGTGTGGTCATAGTATTTCTTAACGTAATATCCAGTAGGAGATGCATTGCTGTTGGCGCCGGCATATTCATCCGACCTTTCTGTATCATTACTACCTGTTCCAGGTTTTATGTAAATTGTGCGAGTTTCTCCGCTGAGGTTAGTCCATTGTCCGCCGTGAAACACGATTGTTGCCCCCATACGTGGGTCGCGATTCACATACGGATTGTTTTCAGAATAGGTGGGGTCACTATTTATTGGTAATCCATTTATTGTTAGGTAGTTGTTTGCTAATTCCTGAACAGGAGCATAGGCATTTAGACGGGCACCAGCAGATAGTGGGGCAGCATCATAGAGTTTGTTCCACGTTTTTGCGTTTGATACATATCCATAATCTAATATGACTTCTTCATTATATTCATTGGCAGGCTGAAATATGTCTTCATAGTTTTTGAGCAAGGAGTAATTGCCATATATTTCCTGTTTTTGCATTAAGCTATCGCAATAGTCGGCTGTTTTCTGCCAGTTGCTTTCATATAGATAGGCCCTTGCTTGCAAAGCCAATACCGCCCCTTTTGTGATTCGACCTCTATCACTGTTGGCTAACTCATTGCGATTAGGTAGTCTGGAACTGATATTAGAGAGTTCTTCATGAATGAAGGTGAGGATGTTCGCTTTAGGTGTACGATTGATATTGCCGGCCTCTGATACAGTAATGTCTGAGGTAAAGAAAGGCACATCTCCAAAGAAGTTGACTAATCGAAAGTAAATAAATGCCCGTATAAATCGGATTTCTGCCGATCTTATTTCTTTCCAGTCTTCCGTAGCATCTGAAATACGATTCACATTAGCTAAAAAAACATGACAGGTTTTTAATCCGCGGTAAGCATCCGCCCATTCTGAGGCGAAAAGTGTGTTAGTCGGATTTGCTAGTCCATTTCGAATAAGCCTTTGATTGGTTGGAGATCGACCTTCAAAAATATTGTCACTCAGAGCTTCGTCATTCCACATCTTATCGGCCGAATACATCTGATTGTAGGCCATATTGACCAATTGGTCTGCATTGGCAGTAGACTCCCAAAAGGTAGCATCTGTAAATTCGCTTGTCAAGACAGGGTCCATACTATTGCATGAGGAGGTCATAGCCGCTAAAAAGCTAGACAAGCCTATCATTTTTAATATTCTATTCATTGTCGTATATTTAAAACTGAATATCTAAACCTAATCCATAATATTTTAATGTCGGGTAGTTGCGTGCACTATTGGCTGCACCACTCATGTTCTCATTGAATTCCGAAGATTCAGGATCAATCCAAGAATTGAGGGTCAAAGTCAGCAAGTTTTGGGCATTGACAAATATCCGAGCCCTCTGGAGCTTTACTTTACTTGTCCAAGACTGGGGCAATGAATAACCGATTTGCAGATTTTTCAAGCGTGCATAGCGACCATTGAACAGAAAAATGTCAGACTCTGTTTGGTAATTATTGGTTGTAGATGTTGATCCCGAGGCAGTCAATCGTGGCCAAGTGGCACTAGTGTTTGTTGGGGTCCAATAGTCTAATTGGTGCTGGTAGATGGCATAGGAATAGTTTTCGTGAAAAGGTTCGACCAATTCACCGCGTACCATCATATCTCTACTGCCCACACCCTGCCACAGCATACTGAAATCAAAGTTTTTATACCGAAGATCATAGGTAAAGCCAAAGGTATAACGTGGAAAAGCATTTCCGAGGACAAATCGATCTTTTGAGTCTATGATGCCGTCGCTATTGCGATCCACATATCGGACATCTCCAGGTTGAAGATCAGATGCTGCGACACCTACTGGTAGGGCGGCAGTTTCGATTTCTTGAATATTCTGGAAATAGTTTTGGACCTTGAAGCCATAGTAGGAATTGAAAGGTAAGCCTTCTCTTATAACTTTTCGGATTCTATCAGATTCTGAAAACTGTTCTTTTCCCTCGAAATAGGTTACCTTATTATAAGAATCTCCTACATTTGCCGATACACTGTGCTGGAATTCACCAGTGTTTCCTCGATAGTTGAGGACGAGTTCCCATCCTTGGTTGGTCATTTTTCCAATGTTGGTTTTAGCGGGGTCAACGCCTGCTGTAGATGGTATAGTTGGTGTGATGAGGATATCTGTCGTGTTTTTATGAAAATAATCGAAACTAGCGGTCAAGCTGTTCTTAAAGAAAGAAGCATCAGCTCCTATATTAAAATTATACGTCTTTTCCCAACGTAAGTCTTCATTACCAAAGGTAAATCCGGCACCATTTGCAATTTTATTATCAAATCCATAACTACCGGATATAGGTATATATCTTGTTAGGTACTGATAGGCGGGGATATTTTGATTCCCTAATATCCCGTAGGATGATCGTAGTTTCAATTCCCCAATTTCTTCTTTATACGATTGCATAAAGCCTTCTTCCGAGAGTCGCCAGCCAAGTGACAGCGACGGGAAAAAGCCCCAACGACTCGGTTTAGCGAACTTTGAAGACCCGTCATAACGGAAGGAAGCTTCCATAAAATAACGTTGAGCATAAGCGTAGTTTAATCGCCCAATTATAGAAGTGATGTTGGTTTCTTCAGTCCTTTGAGGTGTTACTGCACTTGTTAGGTCGATTTCCGTGCCCGTTGTAGGTGTACCCAATATAGGATCAGTAAATTTCAATTTAATTTCATTCTGACGCCGCGTATTGGATTCATTTGTTGCTCCGAAGAGTCCTTTAAATTCGTGGTCGCCAAATGTACGGTTGTAGTCCAATAACAATTGGTAATTGAGCAAGGAAACTTTTTCATTAAAATCTTCAGTATTGCGAGTGGAATTGACGTAAACCAACGGTCTTTCTGCGTCAACGCTTGAGTATAGTGGCACTTGAATTCTGCGAATGAAACGATGATCAGCGTTGATGTCTGCGCCGAAAACTCCACGTAATTTCAGACCCTCCATCAGCTTCACATCCAATGCGATATTGGCATTGAAGTAATCATTGTCATTCTTTTGGTATCCTCCTTCTCGTAATTCGGCCAGTGGATTCTGATCTGTGAGTGCATTGTTGATAAGATAACGTCCATTGTCAGCTTGCATGCGATAGTAATAATAGGACGGGATTCGGGATGAATTGATGATGGCATTGCTAGCAGTTGTACTTAATCCGTTGTTTCGCGAATATGCTAGGATGCTACTGAGCTTAAATATTCCAAATTCTGTAGAAAGATTGGAACGGAGATTGAACCGTTCAATGCCGTAGTCTTTGTTGCCAACAAAATTGCTGCGTTGATTCAGGTACCCTCCCGAGAAAAGATAAGTCGAATGCTCACCACCTCCGGATATAGATACATTATGGTTTTGCTGTAATGCGGCCTGCATAATTCGGTCATAGTTCCATTCTTCTTCTTCCCGGTGGCTATATAAATCTAGGATTTGGTCTGGTGTAAATTCTGGATCGGCTCCAATGTTGGTCAAGGCCAGGTTTTTTAAAGTAGCATTTTGATAGCCCGCTACAGGTGAAAATAAGATTTTGGGATCTTGTATACCCGCCATTGCTGACAGATTGATGCGTGGAGCTCGATTTTTGACGCCCGATTTAGTAGTTACGAGTAGTACACCATTGGCGGATCTGGAGCCATATATAGCAGCGGTACCAGCATCTTTCAATACCGATACGCTTTCAATATCCGCTGGGTTTAGCTTATTGAGAGCTCCGGACTCGGAAACCAAACCGTCGATGACTACCAACGGGCTATTGTTGTTCATTGTTGAAATACCTCTGATATTGATATTCAACGTATTGCTGTTGGGATCCATACTACGTTGCTGGATGTTTAGGCTTGGCGAAGCTCCTTGTAGGGCCTGCGTGACATTGGCCACTGGCCTGTTTTCTATAGCCTTGGCATTGATTTGGTCGACTGCCCCGACTACCGATCGGCGTGTTGTGGTACCGTAGCCGACAACGATGACTTCGTCAAGTGAGTGCGCATTTGGAGACAACTCAATACGGATCTCCAGGTCGTCGACCCGTACTTCAGAGCTCTGGTAGCCCAGATAGGTGATACGTAGTTTATCACCTATCTTAGCCGGTATTGAAAAAGCTCCTTGGTCATCGGTGACGGCAGAGGCGGTTGATCCAATAAGGAGCACTGTCGCTCCCTGAATAGCATTGCCGCTTTCATCGACTACTTTCCCGCGAACGGCTTGCTGTGCTGCCGTCCATTTCAGGAAAGAAAGCTCGGTTGTTGCCAAAAGAGGATGGTGCCCCAATAGCAATATACCTGCAACAAATAATAATTTCGACTTCTTAAACATAATGAATAATGGTTTATATTCTGGTTACTTAAGCTTGTTAGCTAAACCGCATTAGCTGTATAGCTAAAGCGGTTTAACAAATGTATATATATAATTTAAAAAACCAATTATTCTGTCAAAAAATAATTTTGTGATTTAATATCGATAGGAGAAAAGGAAGAAAATACCATAGAAAGATTAGCTTAAAGCAGGTGAGGACGGCTAATGACAAAAAAAAGGACACAATTTTTTTGTGTCCCTTTTTTTTGTATTCCATAACACTGTTATGTAACATCTTTATTTATTCCTTCCAGTGTTTTTCCCTTTGTTTCTGGTAAGAAAATGATAAAGACGAACGACAGAACTACCATTGCTCCATAAAAGAGAAAAATGTAAAAGCCCCCATTTTTTCCACCCTCTACAATGACCGGAAATATCCAAGAGATGACAGCTGCAAATACCCAGTGAGTCGTGCTGCCCAATGAAGATCCCTTGGCACGGACTTCGTTTGGGAATATTTCTGCTAAGAATACCCAGATAACAGCACCCTGTGATAAGGCAAATGCACCTATGAAACCTATGATGTAAAATAGTAAATAGGAAGAATGCCCTTCTTTAAGGCCGAAAGCAGTCAAGATTAAAAAGATGAACATTCCAATGGCTCCTACTAAAAGAAGTTTTTTTCGTCCAAACTTATCGATGATACTCATCCCCAACAAAGTGAAAACAACATTGGTCCCACCAATAAATATCGGTTGTAAATACGTAAGTTGTTCATCAAAGCCCGCTATTTCAAAAATTCGAGGCGCATAGTAAAGGATTGCGTTGATACCCGTCATTTGATTAAAAAATGCGAGGAGCACTGCAAAAGCTATTGGTTTACTGTATTTTCGTTGCCATAGTGAAATTTTCTTTTTGTGCGTATACATTTCAGTTTTACTGACCAAATGTTCCTGACCCAATTTGTCGAAGACAATGTTTGCTTGAACAATATCCCTATGTAATGCTAGCCAACGTGGACTTTCTGGTATTTTTTTTAATAGTAAGTAAAATACGCATGAGGGAATAGCCATGATGCCAAGCATATATCGCCATGCATTTTCTCCTGTATTTACAAAAAGAAAATTGGTCAGATAAGCCACGAATATTCCACTAACAATCATAATTTGAAA encodes:
- the smc gene encoding chromosome segregation protein SMC, translating into MQLTKLEIKGFKSFGDKITINFNEGVTAIVGPNGCGKSNVVDAIRWVLGEQSTKALRSEKMENIIFNGTKNRKPANLAEVSLTFNNTKNILPTEFSMVNITRKLYRNGDSEYRLNDVKCRLKDITDLLLDTGLGADTYSIIELKMIDEIINNKDNSRRDLFEEASGISKYKVRKKQTLSKLKDTEADLSRVDDLLFEIGKNLKSLENQAKKADKYFKLKDEYKNASISLAYFKLADFSQDLEKLEEQERVQQETNQQSQSHIGIVETDLREKKKDILSKEQNLSIQQKSTHEYVNKIRAYESEKKIKNEQMRHLQEKDSRLANELANDKQQLKHAIYNIKRLNEELFEEQAKFDSIQDDLQTNKTGVEELRAQQQSAKAKLDVVQREKSELQNKIYQLEKEIAILNIQKDALQQESLRNVNDTASKESELNQFNIAVAELEGRVEAQQQQYESTLQLETELQSQISQTELKVQEIKDELNRQNRIVDAKQNEYNLTKSLVDNLEGFPESIRFLRKNAGWKKQFPLFSDILFCKEDYRVAIENYLEPIMNHYVVDRQQDAVQAIQLLSDSARGRANFFVLEAIQQAPAITELADERFISALDIISVDEKYKALCQLLLQHVVIIKNPEIADLDTALPSDERVILHKEGKFSKNKLGLMGGSVGLFEGKRIGRAKNLENLAKEIKTLNIQILDLQNREVEETTRLSTFKNNSQKEVIDELRQQLNRFNNELISVKTKQEQYQTFITNSQNRKQDIEEKITNITNDLMKADPSLQDLKIEIQQKEISLNDLHENFNEVSDILTDKSAVFNQQNILFHQQQNKLSSIQKDLEYREVQKESFEERIEKNTVEHDMVQLQIKDTLQHVDHNDEDLIAMYAQKESLEKGLNDIEEDFYSSRKIIIDLEEQITQLRKSKDLTDVLIGEIKDKKTKLQIDLNSLKERLAVEFNIDLKDLLENEPPESDASQEHLQISCQKIKKQLDEYGSINPMAKEAYDEMNERSNFITKEKSDLLEAKDSLMATIKEIDDTAKDKFMSAFNTIRDNFIRVFRSLFNEEDSCDLILSDPNNPLESDIDIIARPKGKRPLSINQLSGGEKTLTSTALLFSLYLLKPAPFCIFDEVDAPLDDTNIDKFNNIIREFSNESQFIVVSHNKRTIASTDVIYGVTMVEQGISRVVAVDLRDVA
- a CDS encoding glycoside hydrolase family 76 protein, producing MIKQIIGISVAVVLTTSVFAQKSTNNSNYEKATKSLSIIEKLYGVADGKHLYRETYPFDNAYNASYLGGGENEKKSNPYSYLWPFSGSLSAYTALLEKSNDPRIKAHIDKVVLPGLENYYDKRQPVAYASYVNSAPLSDRFYDDNIWLGIDFADLYLHTKEPAYLEKSKEIWTFVASGMDDKLGGGIYWCEQRKESKNTCSNAPAVVYLLKLYEATQEESYLKEAISLYDWTIKYLEDPADHLYWDNINLKGEVQKTKYPYNTGQMIQAGALLYKLTKQEHFLKNAQASAKSALGYFFSAPATGTSKSGAYPILKKSDNWFIAIMLRGYIELYHQDNDKQFINAFQANLNYAWKSMRDKNGLFGKDWSSNTKPSDQKWLLDQFAIAEMYARLAKL
- a CDS encoding glycoside hydrolase family 76 protein, with product MKLQHIGLFLLSLISLGSCTKIDDEYLYDDNLDVSWEEMAQKTTDKLIQQFWNNEGYFNYGSDGSDNGFQYWPNAHAMDVVIDGYLRTNDPKYSAYFEKWFNGVKIKNGNTYKNVFYDDMEWNALTMLRLYEITKEQKYMDAVLLLWHDILPAWNTEYAGGGLAWRKDMLYSKNACSNGPASILAARLYKLTKDEQYLEWALRIYDWQKETLFDRATGAVYDNINGETDVVNTTALTYNQGTFLGTAVELYDITKDPLYMNDAQKIANFTVTKCIDASNNVLRNEGDGDGALFKGIFVRYFVQFLQRDGIQEAFRSKFENFLRNNAKVAWIQGNDVGIVLFSPSWTQKPLGQTQLTSQSSAAMLFEGLVYFEKTTKNN